One region of Bactrocera neohumeralis isolate Rockhampton chromosome 5, APGP_CSIRO_Bneo_wtdbg2-racon-allhic-juicebox.fasta_v2, whole genome shotgun sequence genomic DNA includes:
- the LOC126760150 gene encoding clathrin heavy chain, producing MTQVLPIRFQEHLQLTNVGININSISFSTLTMESDKFICVREKVNDTAQVVIIDMNDVSNPTRRPISADSAIMNPASKVIALKAQKTLQIFNIEMKSKMKAHTMTEDVVFWKWISLNTLALVTETSVYHWSMEGDSTPQKMFDRHSSLNGCQIINYRCNPSQQWLLLVGISALPNRVAGAMQLYSVERKVSQAIEGHAASFASFKMEGNKEASTLFCFAVRTASGGKLHIIEVGAPPAGNQPFPKKSVDVFFPPEAQSDFPVAMQVSAKYDTIYLITKYGYIHLYDMETATCIYMNRISADTIFVTAPHEASGGIIGVNRKGQVLSVTVDEEQIIPYINTVLQNPDLALRMAVRNNLSGAEDLFVRKFNKLFTAGQYAEAAKVAALAPKGILRTPQTIQRFQQVQSPAGSTTPPLLQYFGILLDQGKLNKYESLELCRPVLVQGKKQLCEKWLKEEKLECSEELGDLVKTSDLTLALSIYLRANVPNKVIQCFAETGQFQKIVLYAKKVNYTPDYIFLLRSVMRTNPEQGAGFASMLVAEEEEPLADINQIVDIFMEHSMVQQCTAFLLDALKHNRPNEGALQTRLLEMNLVSAPQVADAILGNAMFTHYDRAHIAQLCEKAGLLQRALEHYTDLYDIKRAVVHTHLLNADWLVGYFGTLSVEDSLECLKAMLTANIRQNLQICVQIATKYHEQLTTKALIDLFESFKSYEGLFYFLGSIVNYSQDPEVHFKYIQAACKTNQIKEVERICRESNCYNAERVKNFLKEAKLTDQLPLIIVCDRFDFVHDLVLYLYRNNLQKYIEIYVQKVNPSRLPVVVGGLLDVDCSEDIIKNLILVVKGQFSTDELVAEVEKRNRLKLLLPWLESRVHDGCVEPATHNALAKIYIDSNNNPERFLKENQYYDSRVVGRYCEKRDPHLACVAYERGQCDRELIAVCNENSLFKSEARYLVRRRDPALWVEVLSEANPYKRQLIDQVVQTALSETQDPDDISVTVKAFMTADLPNELIELLEKIILDSSVFSDHRNLQNLLILTAIKADRTRVMDYINRLDNYDAPDIANIAISNQLYEEAFAIFKKFDVNTSAIQVLIEQVNNLERANEFAERCNEPAVWSQLAKAQLQQGLVKEAIDSYIKADDPSAYMDVVDVASKADSWDDLVRYLQMARKKARESYIESELIYAYARTGRLADLEEFISGPNHADIQKIGDRCFNDGMYDAAKLLYNNVSNFARLAITLVYLKEFQGAVDSARKANSTRTWKEVCFACVDAEEFRLAQMCGLHIVVHADELEDLINYYQDRGYFEELIALLESALGLERAHMGMFTELAILYSKFKPSKMREHLELFWSRVNIPKVLRAAESAHLWSELVFLYDKYEEYDNAVLAMMAHPTEAWREGHFKDIITKVANIELYYKAIQFYLDYKPLLLNDMLLVLAPRMDHTRAVSFFSKTGHLQLVKPYLRSVQSLNNKAINEALNGLLIDEEDYQGLRNSIDGFDNFDTIALAQKLEKHELTEFRRIAAYLYKGNNRWKQSVELCKKDKLYKDAMEYAAESGKQEIAEELLGWFLERNAHDCFAACLFQCYDLLRPDVILELAWKHNIMDFAMPYLIQVIREYTSKVDKLEQNEAQREKEDETVEHKNIITMEPQLMITAGPAMGIPPQYAQNYAAAPGYAPNMAYPGYGIYK from the exons ATGACGCAAGTTTTGCCTATACGCTTCCAGGAGCATTTACAG CTCACAAATGTCGGCATCAACATCAATTCGATTTCGTTCAGTACTCTCACCATGGAGTCGGACAAATTCATTTGCGTGCGTGAAAAGGTCAATGACACCGCTCAAGTGGTCATTATCGACATGAACGATGTCAGCAACCCGACCCGGCGTCCCATCTCCGCCGACTCGGCCATTATGAATCCAGCCAGCAAAGTTATTGCGCTCAAGG CTCAAAAGACcttgcaaattttcaatatcGAAATGAAATCCAAAATGAAGGCGCACACCATGACCGAGGATGTAGTCTTCTGGAAATGGATTTCTTTGAACACACTGGCCTTGGTCACCGAAACCTCTGTCTACCATTGGTCCATGGAAGGCGATTCCACCCCGCAAAAAATGTTTGATCGCCATTCATCGTTAAATGGTTGTCAAATTATCAACTATCGTTGCAATCCATCGCAacagtggttgttgttggtgggcATATCGGCATTGCCAAATCGTGTGGCCGGTGCTATGCAGTTGTACTCGGTGGAGCGCAAGGTCTCACAGGCTATCGAAG GTCACGCTGCTTCTTTCGCCAGCTTCAAAATGGAGGGCAACAAGGAGGCATCGACACTGTTCTGCTTCGCTGTGCGTACTGCAAGCGGTGGAAAATTGCATATTATCGAAGTAGGTGCCCCGCCGGCAGGTAATCAGCCTTTCCCCAAAAAGTCTGTGGATGTGTTCTTCCCACCGGAGGCGCAAAGCGATTTCCCCGTCGCCATGCAAGTTTCAGCCAAATATGATACCATTTATTTGATCACCAAATATGGCTATATCCATCTGTATGACATGGAAACGGCCACGTGCATCTACATGAATCGTATCTCGGCCGATACGATCTTTGTGACGGCACCGCACGAGGCCAGTGGCGGCATTATCGGTGTTAATCGCAAGGGGCAAGTACTATCCGTGACCGTCGATGAGGAGCAAATCATCCCATACATCAATACGGTATTGCAGAATCCAGATTTGGCTTTACGCATGGCCGTGCGCAATAATCTCTCCGGCGCTGAGGATCTCTTTGTGCGTAAATTCAATAAACTTTTCACAGCAGGTCAATATGCCGAAGCGGCTAAGGTTGCAGCGCTCGCACCAAAGGGAATCTTGcgtacaccacaaacaatacaacgCTTCCAGCAAGTGCAGTCGCCTGCTGGCTCTACGACGCCACCACTCTTACAATATTTTGGCATACTACTCGATCAGGGCAAACTGAACAAGTATGAGTCGTTGGAGTTGTGCCGCCCCGTGTTGGTGCAGGGTAAGAAACAGTTATGTGAGAAGTGGTTGAAAGAGGAGAAACTCGAGTGCAGCGAAGAATTGGGTGATTTGGTGAAGACATCCGATTTGACATTGGCGCTATCAATTTACTTGCGTGCTAATGTGCCCAATAAGGTTATACAGTGTTTCGCCGAGACGGGACAATTCCAGAAGATCGTATTGTACGCTAAAAAGGTCAACTATACCCCGGATTATATATTCCTGTTACGTTCGGTGATGCGCACCAATCCGGAACAAGGCGCCGGTTTCGCCTCGATGTTGGTGGCCGAAGAGGAAGAACCGCTGGCCGATATCAATCAGATTGTCGATATATTCATGGAGCATTCAATGGTGCAGCAATGTACTGCCTTCCTGTTGGACGCACTCAAGCATAATCGCCCCAATGAGGGTGCTTTGCAGACGCGTTTGTTGGAAATGAATTTGGTTTCGGCGCCACAAGTGGCTGATGCCATTCTCGGCAATGCCATGTTCACGCATTACGATCGTGCGCACATCGCACAGCTATGCGAGAAGGCCGGCTTGTTGCAACGCGCATTGGAACACTACACCGACTTGTATGACATTAAGCGCGCTGTGGTGCATACACATCTGTTGAATGCCGATTGGCTGGTCGGCTACTTTGGAACGCTGTCCGTGGAGGACTCGTTGGAGTGCTTGAAAGCCATGTTAACGGCGAATATACGTCAAAACTTGCAGATCTGCGTGCAAATTGCTACCAAATATCATGAGCAATTGACCACTAAAGCGTTGATTGATCTCTTCGAGAGTTTCAAGTCTTACGAGGGACTCTTCTACTTCCTCGGCTCGATCGTTAACTACTCGCAGGATCCCGAAGTGCATTTCAAGTATATACAGGCGGCTTGCAAAACCAATCAAATCAAGGAAGTTGAACGCATTTGTCGGGAATCAAACTGTTATAATGCAGAACGCGTTAAGAACTTCCTAAAGGAGGCCAAACTCACTGATCAGTTGCCACTTATCATTGTTTGTGATCGTTTCGACTTCGTACACGATCTAGTACTCTACCTATACCGTAACAATCTAcagaaatatattgaaatttacgtGCAAAAAGTGAATCCATCACGTTTGCCTGTTGTCGTTGGTGGTCTCTTGGATGTTGATTGCTCTGAGgatattatcaaaaatttgaTACTTGTCGTAAAGGGCCAGTTCTCGACCGATGAGCTAGTGGCTGAAGTGGAGAAGCGTAATCGTTTGAAATTACTATTACCGTGGTTGGAATCGCGCGTGCATGACGGTTGTGTAGAACCCGCTACACACAATGCATTGGCCAAGATCTATATCGATTCGAATAATAATCCAGAACGTTTCCTCAAGGAGAACCAATACTACGATAGTCGCGTGGTCGGTCGTTATTGCGAGAAACGTGATCCCCATTTGGCTTGTGTAGCTTATGAACGCGGTCAATGCGATCGCGAGCTGATTGCTGTTTGCAATGAGAATTCGTTGTTCAAGAGCGAGGCGCGTTATTTGGTGCGTCGTCGCGATCCCGCCCTTTGGGTGGAAGTTTTGTCTGAGGCAAATCCCTACAAGCGCCAATTGATCGATCAGGTCGTACAGACAGCGCTGTCTGAAACACAGGACCCAGACGATATCTCTGTGACGGTGAAGGCCTTCATGACCGCCGATCTGCCCAATGAGTTAATTGAATTGCTCGAAAAAATTATACTTGACTCGTCTGTGTTCTCCGACCATCGTAACTTGCAAAATTTGCTTATCTTGACCGCTATCAAAGCCGATCGCACACGCGTCATGGACTATATCAATCGTTTGGACAACTATGATGCGCCCGATATTGCGAATATCGCTATTTCGAATCAATTGTACGAAGAGGCATTCGCCATCTTCAAGAAATTCGATGTGAATACCTCAGCTATACAGGTGCTTATCGAGCAGGTGAATAATTTGGAGCGCGCTAATGAGTTCGCCGAGCGCTGCAACGAGCCGGCCGTTTGGTCACAGCTCGCTAAAGCACAATTACAACAGGGACTCGTTAAGGAGGCCATTGATTCGTACATTAAAGCGGACGATCCAAGCGCATACATGGATGTGGTGGATGTTGCCTCAAAGGCTGATTCCTGGGATGATCTGGTGCGTTATCTACAGATGGCACGCAAGAAGGCGCGTGAATCATATATTGAAAGCGAGTTGATCTATGCCTATGCACGTACCGGCCGTCTCgctgatttggaagaattcattTCGGGTCCGAATCATGCCGACATACAGAAGATCGGCGATCGTTGCTTTAACGATGGCATGTACGATGCGGCCAAATTGTTGTACAACAATGTTAGCAACTTTGCACGTCTCGCCATTACATTGGTCTATTTGAAGGAGTTCCAGGGCGCCGTAGACTCTGCACGCAAAGCTAATTCGACACGCACATGGAAGGAGGTGTGCTTCGCTTGCGTCGATGCCGAGGAATTCCGTCTAGCGCAAATGTGCGGTTTGCACATCGTCGTGCACGCCGATGAATTGGAAGATCTAATCAATTACTACCAAGATCGTGGCTACTTTGAGGAACTCATTGCGTTGTTGGAGTCCGCTTTGGGACTGGAACGCGCACACATGGGCATGTTCACCGAACTGGCTATACTCTATTCGAAATTCAAGCCGTCTAAGATGCGTGAGCATCTCGAGCTGTTCTGGTCGCGTGTCAACATACCAAAAGTGTTGCGCGCTGCCGAATCGGCGCACCTTTGGTCCGAACTGGTATTCCTCTACGACAAGTATGAAGAGTACGATAATGCAGTGCTTGCCATGATGGCACATCCGACGGAGGCTTGGCGTGAGGGTCACTTCAAGGACATCATCACCAAAGTGGCCAACATCGAATTGTACTACAAAGCTATACAATTCTATTTGGATTACAAACCATTGTTATTGAACGACATGCTATTGGTGTTGGCACCACGTATGGATCATACACGGGCCGTTAGCTTCTTCTCGAAGACCGGCCATTTACAATTGGTGAAACCATATTTACGTTCAGTACAATCGCTCAACAACAAGGCGATCAACGAGGCGCTCAACGGCCTACTCATCGACGAGGAGGACTATCAGGGTCTACGTAATTCCATTGATGGATTTGATAACTTCGACACAATCGCATTGGCACAAAAGCTGGAGAAGCACGAATTGACCGAATTTAGACGTATTGCTGCCTATCTGTATAAAG GCAACAACCGTTGGAAGCAGAGCGTCGAATTGTGCAAAAAGGACAAACTCTACAAGGATGCAATGGAGTATGCGGCTGAATCTGGCAAACAGGAGATTGCCGAAGAACTTCTGGGTTGGTTCCTAGAACGCAATGCCCATGATTGTTTCGCTGCCTGTCTATTCCAA TGTTACGATTTGCTGCGGCCTGATGTTATACTGGAGTTGGCATGGAAACACAATATCATGGACTTCGCCATGCCCTATTTGATACAA GTAATACGCGAATACACCAGCAAAGTGGATAAACTGGAACAAAACGAAGCGCAACGCGAAAAGGAGGACGAAACCGTCGAACACAAGAATATCATCACAATGGAACCACAACTGATGATAACCGCTGGACCGGCAATGGGCATACCACCACAATATGCGCAAAATTATGCGGCGGCGCCTGGCTATGCGCCAAACATGGCTTATCCCGGCTATGGAAT TTACAAATAA